A window from Triticum aestivum cultivar Chinese Spring chromosome 6D, IWGSC CS RefSeq v2.1, whole genome shotgun sequence encodes these proteins:
- the LOC123146061 gene encoding TBC1 domain family member 15 isoform X1 has product MMFLACCYNDPDMLIDPETIYPTRADCTDAPKSRFKPMPRRTLSPRRWKLLFNEEGCLDAAGMIMRVQRGGVHPNIKGEVWEYLLGCYDPKSTTEQRNQLRQQRRLEYEKLKTKCREMDTTVGSGRVITMPVITEDGQPIEDPNSTGEQQTNNGPLTKEVIQWKLLLHQIGLDVNRTDRTLVYYESQENLARLWDILTVYAWVDTDIGYCQGMSDLCSPISIILEHEADAFWCFERLMRRVRENFKSTSTTIGVRSQLTTLSTIMKTVDPKLHEHLENLDGGEYLFAFRMLMVIFRREFSFIDTMYLWELMWSMEYNPGFFSMLESNSGPPNEKDENTLKQCGKFERKKLQAAKQEEQIPLSVFVVASVIEARNKRLLGEAKGLDDVVKILNEITGSLDAKKACRGALTIQEKYLTTVKAS; this is encoded by the exons ATGATGTTCTTGGCGTGCTGCTACAACGACCCGGACATGCTCATCGATCCGGAGACCATCTACCCCACCCGCGCCGACTGCACCGACGCCCCCAAGTCCCGCTTCAAGCCCATG CCTCGCCGCACGCTGAGTCCGAGGAGATGGAAGCTGCTGTTCAACGAGGAGGGCTGCCTCGACGCGGCTGGAATGATCATGAGAGTACAGCGTGGG GGCGTCCACCCAAACATCAAAGGAGAAGTTTGGGAGTATTTGCTCGGTTGTTACGACCCTAAAAGCACTACCGAACAGAGGAATCAATTGCGACAACAGAGAAG GTTAGAATATGAGAAACTGAAAACAAAGTGCCGAGAAATGGACACGACAGTTGGTAGTGGAAGGGTAATCACTATGCCTGTCATAACAGAAGATGGCCAGCCTATCGAGGATCCTAACTCAACTGGAGAACAGCAAACCAATAATGGTCCGCTCACAAAAGAAGTCATTCAATGGAAACTTCTTCTGCATCAAATTG GTCTCGATGTTAACCGAACTGACCGGACACTAGTGTATTACGAGAGCCAGGAGAATTTGGCACGGCTGTGGGACATTCTTACAGTGTACGCATGGGTGGACACTGACATTGGTTACTGTCAGG GAATGAGTGATCTTTGTTCACCAATATCAATCATTTTGGAACATGAAGCGGATGCTTTTTGGTGCTTTGAACGGCTGATGCGCAGAGTA CGTGAAAATTTCAAGAGTACTTCTACCACAATTGGAGTTCGATCTCAGCTGACCACCTTGTCAACCATAATGAAAACTGTTGACCCAAAGCTACATGAGCATTTAG AAAATCTTGATGGAGGTGAATACTTATTTGCCTTTCGGATGCTGATGGTTATTTTTCGTAGAGAGTTCTCTTTTATAGACACGATGTACCTTTGGGAG CTCATGTGGTCTATGGAGTACAATCCGGGTTTTTTTTCAATGTTGGAGAGTAATTCCGGCCCACCAAATGAAAAAGATGAAAATACCCTAAAACAGTGTGGAAAGTTTGAAAGGAAAAAATTGCAGGCAGCCAAGCAAGAGGAGCAGATCCCTCTATCGGTCTTTGTTGTAGCTAGCGTCATAGAGGCTAGAAACAAGCGGTTACTGGGGGAGGCAAAAGGTCTCGACGATGTCGTCAAG ATTTTGAATGAAATCACTGGAAGCCTGGATGCAAAAAAGGCATGTAGAGGGGCATTGACGATTCAAGAGAAGTACCTAACCACA GTAAAAGCATCATAG
- the LOC123146061 gene encoding TBC1 domain family member 15 isoform X2 yields the protein MMFLACCYNDPDMLIDPETIYPTRADCTDAPKSRFKPMPRRTLSPRRWKLLFNEEGCLDAAGMIMRVQRGGVHPNIKGEVWEYLLGCYDPKSTTEQRNQLRQQRRLEYEKLKTKCREMDTTVGSGRVITMPVITEDGQPIEDPNSTGEQQTNNGPLTKEVIQWKLLLHQIGLDVNRTDRTLVYYESQENLARLWDILTVYAWVDTDIGYCQGMSDLCSPISIILEHEADAFWCFERLMRRVLMWSMEYNPGFFSMLESNSGPPNEKDENTLKQCGKFERKKLQAAKQEEQIPLSVFVVASVIEARNKRLLGEAKGLDDVVKILNEITGSLDAKKACRGALTIQEKYLTTVKAS from the exons ATGATGTTCTTGGCGTGCTGCTACAACGACCCGGACATGCTCATCGATCCGGAGACCATCTACCCCACCCGCGCCGACTGCACCGACGCCCCCAAGTCCCGCTTCAAGCCCATG CCTCGCCGCACGCTGAGTCCGAGGAGATGGAAGCTGCTGTTCAACGAGGAGGGCTGCCTCGACGCGGCTGGAATGATCATGAGAGTACAGCGTGGG GGCGTCCACCCAAACATCAAAGGAGAAGTTTGGGAGTATTTGCTCGGTTGTTACGACCCTAAAAGCACTACCGAACAGAGGAATCAATTGCGACAACAGAGAAG GTTAGAATATGAGAAACTGAAAACAAAGTGCCGAGAAATGGACACGACAGTTGGTAGTGGAAGGGTAATCACTATGCCTGTCATAACAGAAGATGGCCAGCCTATCGAGGATCCTAACTCAACTGGAGAACAGCAAACCAATAATGGTCCGCTCACAAAAGAAGTCATTCAATGGAAACTTCTTCTGCATCAAATTG GTCTCGATGTTAACCGAACTGACCGGACACTAGTGTATTACGAGAGCCAGGAGAATTTGGCACGGCTGTGGGACATTCTTACAGTGTACGCATGGGTGGACACTGACATTGGTTACTGTCAGG GAATGAGTGATCTTTGTTCACCAATATCAATCATTTTGGAACATGAAGCGGATGCTTTTTGGTGCTTTGAACGGCTGATGCGCAGAGTA CTCATGTGGTCTATGGAGTACAATCCGGGTTTTTTTTCAATGTTGGAGAGTAATTCCGGCCCACCAAATGAAAAAGATGAAAATACCCTAAAACAGTGTGGAAAGTTTGAAAGGAAAAAATTGCAGGCAGCCAAGCAAGAGGAGCAGATCCCTCTATCGGTCTTTGTTGTAGCTAGCGTCATAGAGGCTAGAAACAAGCGGTTACTGGGGGAGGCAAAAGGTCTCGACGATGTCGTCAAG ATTTTGAATGAAATCACTGGAAGCCTGGATGCAAAAAAGGCATGTAGAGGGGCATTGACGATTCAAGAGAAGTACCTAACCACA GTAAAAGCATCATAG